The Streptomyces sp. NL15-2K genome contains a region encoding:
- a CDS encoding DUF397 domain-containing protein, translating to MNETPVKTPAIARRTSAEWFKSSYSAADNECVEVAHALPLVGIRDSKLSGQSGVIVSADAFVGFIEGLKSSSEIRGN from the coding sequence ATGAACGAGACACCAGTCAAGACACCAGCCATAGCCCGGCGCACGTCAGCGGAGTGGTTCAAGAGCAGCTACAGCGCAGCAGACAACGAGTGCGTGGAGGTAGCCCATGCCCTGCCTTTGGTGGGGATACGCGACTCCAAACTCTCCGGCCAAAGCGGAGTCATCGTGAGCGCCGACGCGTTTGTCGGGTTCATCGAAGGTCTGAAGAGCAGCTCGGAAATCCGGGGCAACTGA
- a CDS encoding ATP-binding protein, with protein MPPAPAPGHPLVRDVRRRSRRPRRPRLHGSGLVNGMKGEADRVRLLPWTGIHGQPCLLLTDGEGGAASRLADRIEDMQLGLADRLVGRTRDVLPARESNAGEFGQLAAQLADALTDVLLIARSRGARLSGPGKPSAFGDGPPAVPSPAGAIHDVLAHSSAQPHGFGSLTFPGRDLTSARTARRYVRETARSWGLPPSTADDLETIAGELVANALEHSDSRTITVTCALIAERVTISVTDEGDINTPLACAPTRPPGPEQEHGRGLLITEALSVRWGTRQTGNGLTVWAELDTEPREPAHDPTCVS; from the coding sequence ATGCCTCCAGCGCCTGCGCCCGGACATCCTCTGGTGCGCGACGTACGGCGTCGATCTCGGCGTCCACGACGTCCACGCCTGCACGGGAGCGGCCTCGTGAACGGCATGAAGGGTGAGGCGGACCGGGTACGGCTTCTGCCCTGGACCGGCATCCACGGCCAGCCCTGCCTCCTCCTCACGGACGGTGAGGGGGGTGCCGCGTCCCGGCTCGCCGATCGGATCGAGGACATGCAACTTGGATTGGCGGACCGGCTTGTGGGCCGTACACGAGATGTGCTCCCGGCACGAGAGTCGAATGCGGGTGAATTCGGTCAACTGGCAGCGCAACTGGCTGATGCGCTCACCGACGTGCTGCTCATTGCCAGGTCCCGGGGCGCCCGACTCAGCGGACCCGGAAAGCCCAGCGCTTTCGGTGACGGACCTCCCGCAGTACCGTCACCCGCGGGGGCCATCCACGATGTCCTCGCTCACAGCTCGGCCCAGCCCCACGGGTTCGGATCGCTGACCTTCCCCGGCCGCGACCTCACCTCCGCACGTACCGCCCGGCGCTACGTGCGCGAGACCGCACGATCATGGGGCCTGCCTCCCAGCACGGCGGACGACCTGGAGACGATCGCCGGCGAACTGGTCGCCAACGCCCTGGAGCACAGCGACAGCCGCACCATCACGGTCACCTGTGCCCTCATTGCCGAGAGGGTCACCATCAGTGTGACCGACGAGGGCGATATCAACACCCCGCTGGCCTGTGCACCGACCCGACCGCCGGGACCGGAGCAGGAACACGGACGCGGACTGCTGATTACCGAGGCGCTTTCCGTTCGGTGGGGAACCCGGCAGACGGGTAACGGCCTGACAGTCTGGGCCGAACTCGACACCGAGCCGCGAGAGCCTGCCCACGACCCGACCTGCGTCAGCTGA
- a CDS encoding SMI1/KNR4 family protein, translating into MEFEEFEAHLAAARAKRAGLSGPEGFEVFECRTASEDELLRAEVALHAQLPGEYKEFMKRHGGGMFLFLDLLPVVGSGDQEDDLLKVNLREFDAANFVAVAPVGTGDWWGFSVIDGRCGDQINFWDHEDGQVQFEAASFLDFLTHEGLRVGR; encoded by the coding sequence GTGGAGTTCGAAGAGTTTGAGGCCCACTTGGCTGCGGCGCGTGCAAAACGTGCTGGCCTGAGCGGTCCAGAAGGCTTTGAGGTCTTTGAGTGCCGCACGGCCTCCGAAGATGAGCTCCTGCGAGCTGAAGTTGCTCTCCATGCGCAGCTTCCCGGTGAGTACAAGGAGTTCATGAAGCGGCATGGCGGCGGAATGTTCCTCTTCCTCGACCTGCTACCGGTTGTTGGTTCTGGCGATCAGGAAGACGATTTGCTGAAGGTAAATCTTCGGGAATTCGATGCTGCCAACTTTGTCGCCGTCGCCCCGGTTGGCACAGGAGACTGGTGGGGGTTCTCAGTAATTGATGGTCGCTGTGGTGATCAGATTAATTTCTGGGATCACGAGGATGGGCAAGTTCAATTTGAGGCTGCCAGTTTCCTCGATTTCCTGACGCATGAGGGGCTTCGTGTAGGGAGATAA
- a CDS encoding DUF4265 domain-containing protein gives MTRTYIIHDIPAILSDRQRIAMVDLAPFGFPDQLEQIWLGHRDDGLFVMQCIPFRIYGLSLFDVVRIDEDDMLTEVVSSGGHRTLRALTVPGLTDVEVTALADRVNSLAQREGFVREWSGDRHVAVNIPGDRDPSPLVALMSEQRAAGKLFWEWSDMKPFRIAGM, from the coding sequence ATGACCAGGACCTATATCATTCACGATATCCCTGCGATCCTGTCCGATCGGCAGCGTATCGCCATGGTGGACCTCGCGCCTTTCGGCTTCCCGGATCAGTTGGAGCAGATCTGGCTCGGCCATCGCGATGATGGTCTTTTCGTGATGCAATGCATTCCGTTCCGCATCTACGGACTTTCATTGTTCGACGTCGTACGGATCGACGAGGACGACATGCTGACGGAGGTTGTCTCTTCCGGCGGTCACCGGACATTGCGTGCCTTGACTGTGCCGGGTCTTACTGACGTGGAGGTGACCGCCCTCGCAGATCGAGTGAACTCACTGGCTCAGCGCGAGGGCTTCGTCCGGGAGTGGAGCGGTGACCGCCATGTGGCCGTCAACATTCCGGGAGACAGGGATCCGAGTCCTCTGGTGGCGCTGATGAGCGAACAGCGCGCAGCGGGAAAGCTGTTCTGGGAATGGAGCGACATGAAGCCTTTCCGAATTGCAGGAATGTAG
- a CDS encoding helix-turn-helix transcriptional regulator has product MRIARGLKALRARAGLTQAEVAKRAGVSVGTVNRYETWQDRAKLKIPTVRAIADICGATPEELDTLIQLVRNQENGWWMDHPAVPEVMDPLMSFEDVAEYEHVFANALVPGLLQTPRYALALHEAQDVRTEADVIASKVDARIKRQAILDRSPALHLWVVLDDAVLRRRVGGSDVMAEQIDHVHTMAQRPNVDIQVLQFAAGAHAAGSGGHFLILGRDDEGDPLGSMNVVYLELHKRGLYLDAPADVQSYKLMFDYLRSQAADTSVSLEMLVAARQELTR; this is encoded by the coding sequence ATGCGGATCGCCCGCGGGCTCAAGGCACTCCGCGCCCGGGCCGGCCTCACGCAGGCCGAAGTGGCCAAGCGCGCAGGGGTTTCCGTCGGAACCGTAAACCGGTACGAGACATGGCAGGACCGCGCCAAACTCAAGATCCCCACCGTGAGGGCGATCGCCGACATCTGCGGCGCGACGCCCGAGGAACTGGACACGCTGATCCAGCTCGTTCGCAATCAGGAGAACGGCTGGTGGATGGACCACCCCGCCGTGCCCGAAGTCATGGACCCGCTGATGTCCTTCGAGGATGTCGCCGAATACGAGCACGTCTTCGCGAACGCTCTTGTACCAGGCCTGCTTCAGACCCCGCGTTACGCGCTCGCCCTGCACGAGGCACAAGACGTCCGCACCGAAGCCGATGTCATCGCAAGCAAAGTGGACGCTCGCATCAAACGCCAGGCGATTCTGGACCGCTCCCCTGCACTGCACCTGTGGGTCGTGCTCGACGACGCGGTCCTCAGGAGGCGTGTCGGGGGCTCCGACGTGATGGCCGAACAGATCGACCATGTGCACACCATGGCGCAGCGCCCCAACGTTGACATCCAGGTCCTCCAGTTCGCTGCCGGCGCGCACGCTGCCGGCTCGGGCGGCCACTTCCTGATCCTCGGCCGCGACGACGAAGGCGACCCACTCGGCAGCATGAACGTGGTCTATCTGGAACTCCACAAGCGGGGGCTCTACCTCGATGCCCCCGCCGATGTGCAGAGCTACAAGCTCATGTTTGACTACCTGCGATCGCAGGCGGCCGACACGTCGGTCAGCCTCGAAATGCTGGTCGCAGCCCGACAGGAGCTCACCCGATGA